DNA sequence from the Virgibacillus proomii genome:
GTATACCCTTGCTTTTTTGCCCTTGCTACTTCATTTAACCTCTCCTTTTCTGAACGAAACATCGTATCTGCAAAAACAATTGTGCCATTGTCCGATAATGTCTTTGAAAATTTCTTCACAGCTGTTTCTTTCTCCTCGTTTGTTAGATGGTGAAATGCATAGGTGCTAACTATTGTTTGAATAGGTATGGAAAATACTGGATACCTTAAAAAATCCCCATCATAAAGCGATACCTTTGGCAACTTTTTTCTAAATTTTTCCCTCATCGCTTTTGAAGGTTCAATTCCAATATATTCATAACCTGCTGCAATTATTTTTTTTGCTAAATTACCTGTACCAGGACCAAATTCCAATACAGGACCTTTTGTATGGTGAACAACCGCTTCTAAAATCTCTTCATACTTAGCAAACACCCTAGAGTATTCTGGATCTAATCCAGATACCGTATCATCATAATTTTCTGCCCAATCATCAAATATCGTTAAAAACTCTCTCCCCATAGTTTCAGCCCACCCTTTAAAATATAATCCAAAGTAAATCACTAAGGATAATAAGGATTATATGCATAAGTATACAATATGTTCTGACTTTTTAAAAGGAAAAAAACGAGTAAATCTTTATTAAAAAAGATTTACTCGTTCAAGAATTAGCGATTTTGTGGAAACAATCTTTCAATCATATTTCCAAATTGATCAAAAAATCCCTCAACTGGTTCGCCTTTTTCCACATCTTCTGCATAGTTTTGCGTTAAATTAAGAAAGTCTGGGTTCGTTGAGACATATACATTATCGATATCGTTGTCAACCGATTGAACAACCTCTTTAATTCTAGATTTCACTTCATCCGTCAATTCATCGCCCTTATCGACATTGTTGGTATTATTCGCTGTATTGTTTCCGGTATTTTTATTTTCTACGTTTGCATCATTGGTATCCAACTGTGCAGCAACATAGGCATTATCATCTAAAGTAAGAACATAGGCCTGATCAATTTCATCAACTTCTCTTGTAATTCTCTCTGCAGCTTCTTCCGATACATCATAACGATTATTATCATTATCATTTTCCTGATCTCGTTCAGCATCTCTTCTCATCTCATAATCACGGTTGCCATTCATAGCCCCGCCTGTATTGTTATACCTTGTTTGCTCTACGTTATCGTTTTTAGCATCCTGATTATTATTATCATTATTATTATCATCTGCATTCATACAACCTGTTAATACCAAGCTAAGAACAGCTATGAAAGAAAATAATTTGACCTTCATGTATGTTATACCTCCTTTGTTTTGACCTTAGTATGAAGCAAACAAAAGAGATTATACGTAGTTATAACACCTTTTTATGGTAAATACACCATTTTTCTTTCAGACAATATATATATTATACGGGGACACTATAACTAACCCTTACAGTTTAAGGAGGGGTAAACATGGATATTCCTGATTATGATAAAGCACTTTACTATACACTTTGGGGACATTGGGACGATTTACTTGTTCTAATGGTACGAACAAACGATGATATTCTTTCCAAAAGAATTCAGCAGTTTCTTCACGCATTCCACTATTCTCTGGATGAACGGAAAATTTTAGAGTCACACGACAATCTGCTTTATTATTTGGATCATGCAATGAAATATGATCCTCCAGTTACCATGAAAATATAAGAAGATGTTGTCAAAGTTGACAACATCTTCTTTATTTTATTGAGTATATAAAACACTTTTAACTCTCTAAATAAATGTAATATTGTTGACAAGGCTTTCAGAAAATATATTAATATTAAGAATACGAATACGTCACCATTTTAGAAAAACTTGGCTTGTCGCCAAGTCTTTAGCGAAAGCTGTAGTTTTTCTTATACTATAAAGCCTAAAGTTTTTATACTTTCCTATAGTATTAAAAATGAATACTGACTTCTCCTCGAAAATCATGGAATGAATGATTTTTATAAACTATAAAAAGATTGAATAATTGCTTTATCCTTTTCATCCAACTTTGATTCTTCAGCAGGTATCGTCGTTTCCTCCAACAATGTCGTTGCCATTAATTCATTCATCGACATCTCAGATGCTTCCGCTTTTTCTCTTATTTCTTTTGGAACATAAAACATCGCTATCTCCCATTCGGATTGTTGAACCGGTAAATCTTTCATCATATTATCAACTATCCTATTATCAGCATTTTCCAGTAAACTAACCCCTACAAGCATTTGTCTTTTGTTATTAATCAATCCTGTCTCCTCTGTTTTATCTATAAACATCTGGACAACTTCTTTTAACTGCTTATTTTTATATTCACTAAGCTCTGCAACAACCAGCTCAGCTTCATCATTAATCGTTCGAATAGATTGAACAGAAAAATCCTCATTTACTCCAAATTCAATGCTGGGATTGATATCGATGCCCACATAAGCGAAAGTCTTATGTTTTTCCACTGCAAAATAAAAGGGGAAGACAAACAATAAAATAATACTAATAAATATAAAAAAACGCAAAAAAATACGATCGCTCCCCCAAAATGCTAACATGGAACGCTTATAGATGGGAAATGGCTTAAAGGCAACTTCCGATCCAACTTTTCCCCCTTCTATCGGAATTGCTTTGTAAAAGGCGCCATCTCTTGTGAGCACTATCATATAATTGCGATGCTGTTCCATGATAATCCCTCTTTTCACTACTTCACCACCTTTAAATAGTCTTTTAAATATAAGTAATCTCCGGAGAGCACAATAAAAACAGCTAAAATATATTTTCTATTTCGCTCTAATGTTTTTTTACTAACATCGACCTTTTTAACCAGTTCCTTTATTGGCAGCTTCCGTTTTTTTAACACATATGCCCTTAATTTTTCATCATCAAAAAGGATTTTTGCAGTGCGAATAGCTGATTCACGGGCATCTCGATGTTTAGGCGACACTTCAGGCAATTCAGCTAAGCTTAATTTATATTTTTTCAGTTTCTCCTTATAATCTAGAATTTCTTCTCTTCGATACCATGCATCTTGTTCTAATTGATATTGCCGCTTTACTGCAACTATTTCCGTCGGGTTCTCCATCAGTTCTGCATCATACGTTTCATCAAGAGATATAGCAGCAGGACGCTTTTGCATATATCGAATATAATCGATAATTTTACGCTTAATTACTAATTTGGCAAACGCTAAAAACGAACTCCCCCTTTCTCGATTATACGACAAAACAGCCTCATTAAAAGCGGAAAGCGCTATGCTAAACTCATCATCTTTTTTAGGATCAATATATCGTTTACATACCTCTGATGCACATTTAGCAATAAAAGGCTGATACGTTTTCAATAAATAGTTTTGTACGGTTTGATCACCTTCCTGAACTAATTGAACCAGCTCTTCTAGGGGTAAATCATTTACGGATTTATGTACCATCAATGTAGGGCCCCCCTAGTTATTATATTTTTCGTTTCATTATTTATATTTTTGGGCGTATAGACATGATCTTTTATTAGCTTTTTACTTCTTTTCATTAATTTTATATACATCACGATGTGTTCACCATCTTTTTATTTTTATTATCTTTTACAGTGCTGTAATGGCAGTTAAATAAGGTCCACTCAAAAAGGTGGAATTCTTTAAGGAATGAAAATTAAATTTTTTCATTTTACTTCGTATCATAACTAGAAATGTCATTTCGACATTTTATTCCTGTTTATTAAACAGTTCTACTTAATATGACAAGTTATTATATCTTAACGTATGAAACGATTTGTGGCTATCACAAAACAGTTACATTTTGTTTAAATAAACGTAACTACCTGCTATCTATTATGTAACAAAAGCGACTGGATGTCTTTAGATAAAATTTACCTATGACCTTTTACTTATTACATATTTATTTATAGTAAAGTCTAAACAAATTCCGTATCTACAATTTTTAAAAATTTATCATAATAACGTTTCAAATCGATTCATTATT
Encoded proteins:
- a CDS encoding class I SAM-dependent DNA methyltransferase; the protein is MGREFLTIFDDWAENYDDTVSGLDPEYSRVFAKYEEILEAVVHHTKGPVLEFGPGTGNLAKKIIAAGYEYIGIEPSKAMREKFRKKLPKVSLYDGDFLRYPVFSIPIQTIVSTYAFHHLTNEEKETAVKKFSKTLSDNGTIVFADTMFRSEKERLNEVARAKKQGYTTLAEDLEREYYPTITFLKQLFKRNNFTIEMHQMNDFVWLLVAEKKSE
- a CDS encoding YhcN/YlaJ family sporulation lipoprotein encodes the protein MKVKLFSFIAVLSLVLTGCMNADDNNNDNNNQDAKNDNVEQTRYNNTGGAMNGNRDYEMRRDAERDQENDNDNNRYDVSEEAAERITREVDEIDQAYVLTLDDNAYVAAQLDTNDANVENKNTGNNTANNTNNVDKGDELTDEVKSRIKEVVQSVDNDIDNVYVSTNPDFLNLTQNYAEDVEKGEPVEGFFDQFGNMIERLFPQNR
- a CDS encoding YhdB family protein, which translates into the protein MDIPDYDKALYYTLWGHWDDLLVLMVRTNDDILSKRIQQFLHAFHYSLDERKILESHDNLLYYLDHAMKYDPPVTMKI
- a CDS encoding anti-sigma factor domain-containing protein; its protein translation is MKRGIIMEQHRNYMIVLTRDGAFYKAIPIEGGKVGSEVAFKPFPIYKRSMLAFWGSDRIFLRFFIFISIILLFVFPFYFAVEKHKTFAYVGIDINPSIEFGVNEDFSVQSIRTINDEAELVVAELSEYKNKQLKEVVQMFIDKTEETGLINNKRQMLVGVSLLENADNRIVDNMMKDLPVQQSEWEIAMFYVPKEIREKAEASEMSMNELMATTLLEETTIPAEESKLDEKDKAIIQSFYSL
- the sigI gene encoding RNA polymerase sigma-I factor — translated: MVHKSVNDLPLEELVQLVQEGDQTVQNYLLKTYQPFIAKCASEVCKRYIDPKKDDEFSIALSAFNEAVLSYNRERGSSFLAFAKLVIKRKIIDYIRYMQKRPAAISLDETYDAELMENPTEIVAVKRQYQLEQDAWYRREEILDYKEKLKKYKLSLAELPEVSPKHRDARESAIRTAKILFDDEKLRAYVLKKRKLPIKELVKKVDVSKKTLERNRKYILAVFIVLSGDYLYLKDYLKVVK